A section of the Telopea speciosissima isolate NSW1024214 ecotype Mountain lineage chromosome 3, Tspe_v1, whole genome shotgun sequence genome encodes:
- the LOC122653518 gene encoding uncharacterized RING finger protein C548.05c-like has protein sequence MSTRGLRRPLKGYVRDFRRRKMVLNVDLNDTPPAEGRDLEEISTGTGSQGGQTSVQGWALVPAATIDVDAIDDDVVISSPRSFAEARNNSRRNHGVTVVLDDESDINQRNSGDLINSLSLNGHNKRRRVSPNQTIINCELYINLDGSNNAKNELKSPEPPVPPPPMEPTFSCPVCMEKLVEETSTKCGHIFCKRCIKVAITAQHKCPTCRRRLTMKDIIRIYLPAAN, from the exons ATGAGCACTCGTGGTCTGAGACGGCCTTTGAAAGGGTACGTGAGGGATTTTCGCCGGAGAAAGATGGTGCTGAACGTGGACCTTAATGATACACCTCCGGCTGAGGGTAGGGATCTGGAGGAGATCTCTACTGGAACTGGGTCTCAGGGAGGACAGACTAGTGTGCAAGGATGGGCTTTGGTACCTGCTGCGACAATTGATGTGGATGCcattgatgatgatgttgtgatCTCATCCCCAAGGAGTTTTGCTGAA GCTAGGAACAATTCCAGGAGGAACCATGGGGTAACTGTTGTGCTTGATGACGAGTCTGATATTAATCAAAGGAACTCAG GAGACTTAATTAACAGCTTGTCCCTCAATGGTCACAACAAACGCAGAAGAGTTTCACCAAACCAGACTATTATCAACTGTGAACTCTACATAAACTTGGATGGCAGTAACAATGCCAAG AATGAGTTGAAATCTCCAGAACCACCTGTACCACCGCCACCAATGGAGCCCACCTTCAGCTGCCCTGTTTGCATGGAAAAACTGGTCGAGGAAACGTCAACTAAATGTGGCCACATCTTCTGTAAGAGATGCATCAAGGTTGCTATAACTGCTCAGCATAAATGTCCTACCTGTAGACGGAGGCTCACTATGAAAGACATCATTAGGATCTACCTTCCGGCTGCCAATTGA